From Romeriopsis navalis LEGE 11480, the proteins below share one genomic window:
- a CDS encoding histone deacetylase family protein, protein MVFPVIYSEQFSQHETGALHPEKPGRLEVIRSALQAAPWQADLVWREPTAVAQRSPMLWIESVHAPLYLQRLAQLATQGGGWLDADTPVSALSYDVALLAVNAWLDGIQQVMQSGEPAFVLARPPGHHATPETGMGFCLLSNAAIAATYALQQGADRVAILDWDVHHGNGTQAIVEHNPQISYCSLHEFPHYPGTGRATETGPLGNLLNIPMLAGSTFPDYQVAFEQQVLPFLGKVKPDLLIVSAGYDANAADPLSNVLLQPVDYGKLTTYCLSLTRSILFGLEGGYDFDSLGQSVVATIGACMG, encoded by the coding sequence GTGGTTTTTCCAGTAATTTATTCCGAGCAGTTTTCGCAGCATGAGACTGGGGCTTTGCATCCGGAAAAGCCGGGTCGTTTAGAAGTTATTCGGAGTGCGTTACAGGCGGCTCCCTGGCAGGCGGATCTAGTCTGGCGTGAGCCGACAGCTGTTGCTCAACGATCGCCCATGCTCTGGATTGAGTCGGTTCACGCGCCCCTGTATCTCCAGCGGTTGGCACAGTTGGCAACGCAAGGTGGTGGTTGGCTGGATGCGGATACGCCGGTTTCCGCGCTGTCCTATGATGTGGCGCTACTGGCGGTGAATGCTTGGCTCGACGGTATCCAACAAGTGATGCAATCCGGTGAACCGGCCTTTGTCCTAGCGCGGCCACCGGGCCACCATGCCACCCCGGAAACCGGCATGGGATTTTGTCTGTTGAGCAATGCGGCGATCGCCGCGACCTATGCGCTCCAGCAGGGAGCTGACCGGGTAGCAATCCTGGACTGGGATGTGCACCATGGCAATGGCACCCAGGCGATCGTTGAGCACAATCCGCAAATTTCCTATTGCTCATTGCATGAATTTCCCCATTACCCCGGTACGGGGCGGGCGACTGAAACTGGCCCGTTGGGTAATCTGCTGAATATCCCAATGCTGGCCGGGAGCACATTTCCCGACTATCAAGTGGCATTTGAACAGCAGGTTTTGCCATTTCTAGGCAAGGTCAAACCCGATTTGCTCATTGTCAGTGCGGGCTATGATGCCAATGCCGCTGACCCGCTGTCAAATGTGTTGCTACAGCCCGTTGACTATGGCAAATTGACGACATATTGCCTCAGCCTGACCCGATCGATTTTGTTTGGCCTCGAAGGTGGCTATGACTTTGATAGCCTGGGGCAATCGGTGGTCGCGACGATCGGCGCCTGTATGGGCTAA